The Thermoflexus sp. genome segment CGCCGCACAGCAACCGGGCCCCCTCGGCTTTCCCGATCTCCACATAGCTGTGAACCTTCTTCACGGCCGCCTCGTTGATCAGCGGCCCCACGTCTGTGGTCGGCTCCAGGCCGTTCCCCAGCCGTAACCCCTTCGCCCGCTCCACCAGCATCTCGGTGAATTTCTCCTTGATGGGCTTGTGGAGGATCAACCGGGAACAGGCCGTGCATCGCTGTCCAGTGGTCCCGAAGGCCGCCCACAGGGTGGCCTCGAGGGCCAGCTCCAGGTTGGCATCCTCCATCACGATGATGGCGTTCTTGCCGCCCATCTCCAAGGACACCCGCTTGAGGTGTCGGGCCGCCCGGGCGTAGAGGTCCCGGCCGACCTCGGTGGAGCCGGTGAAGGAGATGGCTTTCACGGTGGGATGCTCCACCAGGGCGTTGCCCACCGTGGGGCCAGGGCCGATGACCAGGTTCAGGACGCCCGGAGGAAGCCCCGCCTCCTCGAAGATCCGCACGAACTCCGCGGCGGTGGCGGGCGTGTCCGTGGCGGGTTTGAAGATCACGGTGTTGCCGGCGACCAGGGCGGGGAAGATCTTCCAGGAGGGGATGGCGATGGGGAAGTTCCAGGGGGTGATGCAGGCGACGACCCCGATCGGATCCCGGATGGCCATGCCGAATTTGTTCGGCAGCTCCACGGGGGCGGTATAGCCCAGAAGCCGGCGGCCTTCCCCTCCGATATAGAAGGCCATGTCGATGGCCTCCTGGACATCGCCCCGGGCCTCCGGGAGCACCTTCCCCATCTCCTGGGTCAGCAGCCGGGCGATCTCCTCCTTCCGCTCGACGAGCAATTGCCCCACGCGATAGAGGATCTCCGCCCGCTTGGGCGCGGGGACCTTCCGCCACTTCTCGAAGGCCGCCGCAGCCGCCTCCACGGCTGCCTCCACATCCCGCTCATCGGATTTCACCACCTCGGCTACCGGCTCCTCGGTAGCCGGGTTGATGTCCAGATAGCGAGCCTCCGAATGGGATTCCACCCATTTCCCATTAATGTAATTCCGGATCAGCATGGGGGCCCCCTCGGCGCACATGGTTGCGTGGGGATTATAGGCCCGGCCGGGAGCCCGTGTCAACCGGTGCCGCACCGCGCT includes the following:
- a CDS encoding aldehyde dehydrogenase family protein yields the protein MLIRNYINGKWVESHSEARYLDINPATEEPVAEVVKSDERDVEAAVEAAAAAFEKWRKVPAPKRAEILYRVGQLLVERKEEIARLLTQEMGKVLPEARGDVQEAIDMAFYIGGEGRRLLGYTAPVELPNKFGMAIRDPIGVVACITPWNFPIAIPSWKIFPALVAGNTVIFKPATDTPATAAEFVRIFEEAGLPPGVLNLVIGPGPTVGNALVEHPTVKAISFTGSTEVGRDLYARAARHLKRVSLEMGGKNAIIVMEDANLELALEATLWAAFGTTGQRCTACSRLILHKPIKEKFTEMLVERAKGLRLGNGLEPTTDVGPLINEAAVKKVHSYVEIGKAEGARLLCGGNPVKVNGKGFFYEPTIFDQVRPDMRIAQEEIFGPVLSIIEAKDLEEAIRINNAVNYGLSSSLFTQDVNKAFQAIRDITTGIVYINHGTTGAEIQFPFGGTRGTGNGHREAGLTAIEFFTEWKAVYVDYSGRLQRAQIDTTAFGQVPIP